Proteins encoded within one genomic window of Pseudomonas cannabina:
- a CDS encoding glycosyltransferase family 2 protein → MSALNIVILSGKKGYARRSDGEYPEYLCEHNGKPLIQTLIDNCAALEPGRMICTFANDDVVRLHLRNMVQQMHPSAAVLPIHNLTQGAACTALLASEQIDSDDELLILSVSDFLDTDLHAVVHSFREKNEDAGVVIFNSLHPRYSFARLNSEGRVIEAAEKNPISPHAIAGMYWFKSGALFVSAAKEMIRKDARVNGNFYLAPALNELVLMQKNIGSFRIEPS, encoded by the coding sequence GTGAGCGCACTCAACATAGTTATTCTGTCCGGCAAAAAGGGATACGCCCGGCGCAGCGACGGTGAATACCCGGAATACCTTTGCGAGCACAACGGCAAACCGCTGATTCAAACCCTGATCGACAACTGCGCAGCGCTGGAGCCGGGCAGAATGATCTGCACGTTTGCAAACGATGATGTCGTCAGGCTGCACCTCCGTAACATGGTGCAGCAGATGCATCCGAGTGCCGCAGTTCTTCCCATTCACAACCTCACTCAGGGTGCTGCCTGTACGGCTCTTCTGGCAAGCGAGCAAATCGACAGTGACGATGAATTACTGATTCTCAGTGTCAGCGATTTTCTGGATACAGACCTGCACGCGGTGGTCCATTCGTTCCGCGAAAAAAATGAGGATGCCGGAGTGGTGATCTTCAACTCGCTACACCCGCGTTACTCGTTTGCACGCTTGAACAGCGAAGGTCGGGTCATTGAAGCTGCAGAGAAAAACCCGATCAGCCCGCACGCCATTGCGGGCATGTACTGGTTCAAATCAGGTGCGTTGTTTGTCTCGGCGGCAAAAGAAATGATCCGCAAGGACGCCCGCGTCAATGGCAACTTCTACCTCGCGCCCGCCCTTAACGAACTGGTGTTGATGCAAAAGAACATCGGCTCTTTCCGCATTGAACCGAGTTAG
- a CDS encoding exodeoxyribonuclease VII small subunit, whose amino-acid sequence MARKKAALDFEQSLADLQALVERLENGELSLEDSLTAFEQGVRLTRDCQSALTQAEQKVQVLLERDGELTEEPFDDAELPE is encoded by the coding sequence ATGGCCCGCAAGAAAGCTGCACTGGATTTCGAACAGTCCCTCGCTGATCTGCAAGCGCTGGTAGAGCGGCTGGAGAATGGCGAACTGTCTCTGGAAGACTCTCTGACCGCCTTCGAGCAGGGTGTGCGTCTGACCCGCGACTGCCAGAGCGCCCTCACCCAGGCCGAGCAGAAGGTTCAGGTCTTGCTGGAACGCGACGGTGAGCTGACCGAAGAGCCGTTCGACGACGCGGAACTCCCCGAATGA
- a CDS encoding glycosyltransferase family 2 protein — MLQIIVPMAGAGSRFAVAGYTDPKPLIPVHGVPMIKVVIDNLTPDCPHTFIFICQAEHVARYGLEEKLNDWAPGCKVVELEGVTDGAACTVYAAKHLIDPAHPVMIANSDQYVDVDIDAYLRAMQEADADGLIMTMKANDPKWSFVGFNPQGLIDRVVEKQVISDEATVGIYNFRSASQLLSAIEAMFEKDLRVNGEFYIAPAYNELIEHGATVVHYNVGSEGFGMYGLGIPADLNLFLSLPVSRQATSGEAC, encoded by the coding sequence ATGCTGCAAATTATTGTTCCCATGGCAGGGGCCGGCAGTCGCTTTGCGGTAGCGGGATATACCGACCCCAAGCCTCTGATCCCTGTACACGGCGTACCGATGATCAAAGTCGTGATCGACAACCTGACGCCGGATTGCCCGCACACATTCATCTTCATCTGTCAGGCGGAGCACGTTGCGAGATACGGGCTTGAGGAAAAACTCAATGACTGGGCGCCGGGATGCAAAGTCGTCGAGCTGGAAGGGGTCACCGATGGCGCGGCCTGTACGGTGTATGCGGCGAAACACCTGATCGACCCTGCTCACCCGGTGATGATTGCCAACAGCGACCAGTACGTTGACGTGGACATCGATGCCTATCTGCGTGCCATGCAGGAAGCTGATGCCGATGGCCTGATCATGACGATGAAGGCCAATGACCCGAAGTGGTCATTCGTCGGCTTCAATCCGCAAGGCCTGATCGATCGGGTGGTGGAGAAACAGGTCATCTCCGACGAAGCGACCGTCGGTATCTATAACTTCCGCAGCGCCAGTCAGTTGCTATCCGCCATTGAGGCCATGTTCGAGAAAGACTTGCGGGTCAACGGTGAGTTCTACATTGCCCCGGCCTACAACGAGCTCATTGAACACGGCGCCACAGTCGTTCATTACAACGTTGGTTCCGAAGGCTTTGGCATGTATGGCCTGGGTATTCCTGCCGACCTGAATCTGTTCCTGTCATTGCCCGTGAGCAGGCAAGCAACATCGGGCGAGGCCTGCTGA
- a CDS encoding ABC transporter ATP-binding protein, translated as MSTVVIKAENLTKQFVLRHNRGGLKQKFLSLFDVRHRERVEDFTAVRDVSFTLCKGESLALVGHNGSGKSTLLQLVSRILVPTSGRLTTVGRVAPLIEIGVGFHPELTGEENIYLNASLFGLSNKEIRSRFNEIVDFSGLGDFIDTPVKNYSSGMYMRLGFSVAVHVEPQTLLADEVLAVGDEAFKRKCHERIRGMQEDGMALILVTHAVEEGKEFCQRYLTLERGQMIEHGHY; from the coding sequence ATGAGCACTGTCGTCATCAAGGCAGAAAACCTCACCAAGCAGTTCGTTCTGCGCCACAACCGGGGTGGTTTGAAGCAAAAGTTCCTGAGCCTGTTTGACGTCAGGCACCGTGAGCGCGTCGAAGATTTTACCGCCGTTCGCGATGTTTCGTTCACCTTGTGCAAGGGGGAGTCGCTGGCATTGGTGGGGCACAACGGCTCAGGTAAAAGCACGCTGCTGCAATTGGTTTCACGCATTCTTGTTCCTACCAGCGGCCGTTTGACGACGGTGGGCCGCGTCGCTCCGCTGATTGAAATAGGTGTGGGTTTTCACCCTGAACTGACGGGTGAAGAAAATATTTACCTGAACGCCAGCCTGTTCGGATTGAGCAACAAGGAAATACGTTCACGCTTCAATGAGATCGTTGATTTTTCCGGTCTTGGAGACTTTATTGATACGCCGGTAAAAAACTATTCATCCGGCATGTATATGCGTCTGGGGTTTTCTGTCGCTGTCCATGTAGAGCCACAGACGTTATTGGCTGATGAAGTACTTGCTGTGGGTGACGAAGCCTTCAAGCGCAAATGTCACGAGCGCATCCGCGGTATGCAGGAAGACGGAATGGCCTTGATTCTTGTCACTCACGCAGTAGAAGAAGGCAAAGAGTTTTGCCAGCGATACCTGACCCTCGAACGTGGCCAGATGATTGAGCACGGTCATTATTAA
- the metC gene encoding cystathionine beta-lyase yields MPHSKDPRAHTALSQRGRSASSGPGLAVNPPVVRVSTVLFDSLQSLRDAEIRTAGPERSLTYGANGNPTAFALQDLVSELEGAHGTCLYPTGLAAVAQMFQSFMHPGDHVLITESVYGPVRRLANTLLKAFDIQFDFYSADGSDVESLIKTNTRMIYAEVPGSLTFDMCDLPALSRLCKAKNLLLAVDNSWGSGVLYKPLELGADISLMALTKYVAGHSDVMMGSVSTTEAHWPALKTMNTAVGNTVSPDDAYLVLRGARSLAARMEMHERHALHVAQWLQRQPQVARVLYPALPDDPGHAIWKRDFHGCNGLLSFEFKTADRQVLDRFVSALQLFGIGYSWGGFESLITEIEQHGPDRGTGPMLRLQIGLESPDDLIADLHNGFAAG; encoded by the coding sequence ATGCCGCACAGCAAAGACCCTCGAGCTCACACTGCCCTGTCGCAACGCGGCCGTAGCGCAAGCAGCGGGCCGGGGCTGGCGGTCAATCCACCGGTGGTGCGCGTCAGCACCGTGCTGTTCGACAGCCTGCAAAGTTTGCGGGACGCAGAGATCCGCACGGCGGGGCCGGAACGTTCGCTGACTTACGGCGCCAATGGCAATCCGACGGCCTTCGCCCTGCAGGATCTGGTCTCCGAGCTTGAAGGCGCCCACGGCACCTGCCTGTACCCGACCGGGCTCGCCGCAGTGGCGCAGATGTTTCAATCCTTTATGCATCCGGGCGATCACGTGCTGATCACCGAGTCGGTCTATGGTCCGGTGCGGCGACTGGCGAACACGTTGCTAAAAGCGTTCGACATTCAATTCGATTTTTACAGCGCCGACGGCAGCGATGTGGAATCCCTGATCAAAACCAATACGCGGATGATCTACGCGGAAGTGCCGGGCTCGCTGACCTTCGACATGTGTGACCTGCCCGCCCTGTCGCGGCTGTGCAAAGCAAAGAACCTGCTGCTGGCGGTGGATAACTCCTGGGGTTCGGGGGTGCTGTACAAGCCGCTGGAACTGGGCGCAGATATATCGCTGATGGCGCTGACCAAGTACGTGGCCGGCCATTCGGACGTGATGATGGGCAGCGTCAGCACCACCGAAGCCCACTGGCCAGCCCTCAAAACCATGAATACCGCAGTAGGCAACACCGTCAGCCCCGACGATGCCTATCTGGTGCTGCGCGGCGCACGAAGCCTGGCCGCGCGCATGGAAATGCATGAACGACATGCGCTGCACGTGGCGCAGTGGTTACAGCGCCAGCCTCAGGTCGCGCGCGTGCTCTACCCCGCATTACCGGATGATCCGGGCCACGCTATCTGGAAGCGCGATTTCCACGGTTGCAACGGTTTGCTCAGCTTCGAGTTCAAAACCGCTGATCGTCAGGTGCTGGATCGCTTCGTCAGTGCCTTGCAGCTGTTCGGGATCGGCTATTCCTGGGGCGGTTTCGAAAGCCTGATCACCGAGATCGAACAGCACGGGCCCGACCGAGGCACCGGGCCGATGTTGCGCTTGCAGATCGGTCTGGAAAGCCCGGACGATCTGATCGCTGATCTGCACAACGGGTTTGCAGCGGGTTGA
- a CDS encoding PDDEXK nuclease domain-containing protein: MSTPNAPQTPAADRFDEVLAMIQSARQQAAQAVNTRLIELYWQVGAHISRKIESAEWGDAVVSQLADHLATTQPGLRGFTRRNLFRMRQFYEVYRDDEKVSAVLTQLPWTHHLTIFSQSKRPEEREFYMRMAIKEKWSSRELERQFKTALFERSVTQPAKASAMLKETRPAALDVFRDAYMVEFLELPPGHAEADLHRGLLQRLRDFLIELGRDFCFVGSEYPVQVGGQDFALDLLFFHRGLNCLVAIELKVGRFEPEYLGKVNFYLEALDQTERKPHENPAIGVLLCASKNDEVVEYALNRSLSPALIAEYQTRLPDRQWLQAKLHEFYALDSARDDQ; the protein is encoded by the coding sequence ATGAGTACTCCAAACGCACCGCAGACACCGGCCGCCGATCGCTTTGATGAAGTGCTCGCGATGATTCAAAGCGCTCGGCAGCAGGCTGCACAAGCGGTCAACACTCGCCTGATCGAGCTTTACTGGCAAGTCGGCGCGCACATCAGCCGCAAGATTGAAAGCGCCGAGTGGGGTGACGCGGTGGTCAGCCAGCTTGCCGATCATCTGGCCACCACCCAACCGGGGCTACGCGGGTTTACGCGTCGAAATCTGTTCCGCATGCGCCAGTTCTACGAGGTTTACCGTGACGATGAAAAAGTGTCAGCAGTGCTGACACAATTGCCATGGACTCACCACCTGACCATTTTCAGCCAGAGTAAACGCCCGGAAGAGCGTGAGTTTTACATGCGCATGGCAATCAAGGAGAAGTGGTCCAGCCGCGAACTGGAACGCCAATTCAAGACAGCCCTGTTTGAACGCAGTGTCACCCAGCCGGCCAAAGCCTCAGCCATGCTCAAGGAGACCCGGCCAGCCGCGCTGGATGTGTTTCGTGATGCCTACATGGTGGAATTTCTGGAGCTGCCTCCGGGCCATGCCGAAGCGGATCTGCATCGCGGGTTGCTGCAGCGTCTGAGGGATTTTCTGATCGAACTGGGCCGAGACTTCTGCTTCGTCGGCTCAGAATATCCGGTGCAGGTGGGTGGCCAGGATTTCGCGCTGGACCTGCTGTTTTTCCATCGCGGCCTCAACTGCCTGGTGGCCATCGAACTCAAGGTGGGGCGCTTTGAGCCAGAGTACCTGGGTAAGGTGAATTTCTATCTGGAAGCACTGGACCAGACGGAGCGCAAACCTCATGAAAACCCCGCCATTGGCGTGCTGCTGTGCGCCAGCAAAAACGATGAAGTGGTGGAGTACGCCCTGAACCGCTCGTTGTCACCCGCACTGATTGCCGAATACCAGACGCGATTGCCGGATCGACAATGGTTACAGGCCAAACTCCACGAGTTTTACGCACTGGACAGCGCCAGGGACGATCAGTAA
- a CDS encoding HAD family hydrolase, producing the protein MIKAVIFDMDGVLIEAKEWHYDALNKALGLFGYNISRHEHLTAYDGLPTSRKLDMLSVERDLPVALHAFINEMKQQYTMEIVYAQCKPTFVHQYALSSLKALGYKLAVASNSIRNTVEVMMDRADLSRYLDLQLSNEDVTHAKPAPDIYTKAIRQLGLLPEECLIVEDNENGIKAARASGAHVLVVAETCDVNLNNIMGRLDSINLDKVVSL; encoded by the coding sequence ATGATCAAGGCAGTAATTTTCGATATGGATGGTGTCCTTATCGAGGCCAAGGAATGGCATTACGATGCACTGAACAAGGCACTCGGCCTGTTTGGTTACAACATCAGTCGCCACGAACACCTGACTGCCTACGACGGCCTGCCCACCTCGCGCAAGCTCGACATGCTGAGTGTCGAGCGCGACCTGCCGGTGGCTTTGCATGCATTCATCAATGAGATGAAGCAGCAGTACACCATGGAAATCGTCTATGCCCAGTGCAAGCCGACTTTCGTGCATCAGTACGCGCTGTCATCCTTGAAAGCGCTGGGCTACAAGCTGGCGGTTGCGTCCAACTCCATTCGTAACACCGTGGAGGTGATGATGGACCGGGCCGATCTCAGCCGTTATCTCGACCTGCAACTCTCCAATGAAGATGTGACGCACGCCAAACCAGCGCCTGATATTTACACCAAGGCCATCCGCCAGTTGGGCCTGCTGCCGGAGGAATGCCTGATCGTCGAGGACAACGAGAACGGCATCAAGGCTGCGAGGGCCTCGGGCGCGCATGTTCTGGTCGTGGCGGAAACCTGTGACGTGAATCTCAACAACATCATGGGCAGGCTGGACTCCATCAACCTCGACAAGGTGGTCAGCCTGTGA
- the yghU gene encoding glutathione-dependent disulfide-bond oxidoreductase yields MTDTPYTPPKVWQQDTSSGGTFASINRPVAGPTHEKELPVGKHPLQLYSLATPNGMKVTIMLEELLALGHSGAEYDAWLIRISEGEQFSSGFVEINPNSKIPALLDRSHETPVRVFESGSILLYLAEKFSAFLPADPAGRTETLNWLFWQMGAAPYLGGGFGHFYAYAPEKLEYPINRFAMEAKRQLDVLDRRLAEHRYLAGDTYTIADIAVWPWYGALVRNKVYSAAEFLSVHEYPNLIRWTEEIAARPAVVKGQKVNRTWGEEADQVPERHAASDLEK; encoded by the coding sequence ATGACTGATACTCCTTACACTCCGCCAAAGGTCTGGCAACAGGACACGTCCTCAGGCGGTACATTTGCCAGCATTAACCGCCCTGTCGCCGGTCCTACACATGAAAAGGAATTGCCCGTCGGCAAGCATCCGCTGCAGCTGTATTCGCTGGCGACGCCCAATGGGATGAAGGTCACGATCATGCTGGAGGAGTTGCTGGCGCTGGGACACAGTGGAGCGGAATACGACGCGTGGCTGATTCGCATCTCCGAGGGTGAGCAGTTTTCCAGCGGCTTTGTCGAGATCAATCCCAACTCGAAAATCCCTGCGCTGCTGGACCGAAGCCATGAGACGCCTGTGCGGGTGTTCGAATCCGGATCGATTCTGCTGTATCTGGCGGAGAAGTTTTCCGCGTTCCTGCCTGCCGATCCGGCAGGACGTACCGAGACCCTGAACTGGCTGTTCTGGCAGATGGGCGCTGCGCCTTATCTGGGCGGCGGGTTCGGGCATTTCTATGCGTATGCGCCCGAGAAGCTCGAGTACCCCATCAACCGGTTTGCGATGGAGGCCAAACGTCAGCTCGACGTGCTGGACCGTCGCCTGGCGGAACACCGCTACCTGGCGGGCGACACGTATACGATTGCCGATATCGCCGTGTGGCCGTGGTATGGCGCGCTGGTGCGCAACAAGGTTTATTCGGCTGCCGAGTTCCTGTCGGTGCATGAATACCCGAACCTCATCCGCTGGACTGAGGAAATTGCAGCGCGCCCGGCAGTGGTAAAAGGCCAGAAGGTCAACCGCACCTGGGGCGAAGAAGCTGATCAGGTTCCCGAGCGGCATGCCGCATCTGACCTGGAAAAATAA
- a CDS encoding ABC transporter permease, translating to MSLLCSTGIIKWRDLVINLVSKEIKIRYMGATLGFVWSLGNPLVVTLTYYTVFTYILPSSQDRFALHLVTGIVHWMLLTQIVSQSGEWLINNGNLIRKLRFPRLLLPVSGALAIVVFWIGCMLVYASLFTVLGGEFTRALLFYPIVLLAFMSLIMGVGLALSVIQITVRDARHFIDVFLPLLFWLTPIVWVTSSLPEGIASIVAYNPVALYFNSFSSILHAGVVPDTRDLVLCVLLGAASLLIGLFMFRKVDRVVEYL from the coding sequence ATGTCGTTATTATGCAGTACTGGCATCATCAAGTGGCGCGATCTAGTGATTAATCTTGTCTCCAAAGAAATCAAGATTCGTTACATGGGCGCAACATTGGGTTTTGTGTGGTCGTTGGGTAATCCGCTGGTCGTTACGCTCACTTATTACACCGTCTTCACTTATATCCTGCCAAGCAGCCAGGATCGCTTTGCACTTCATCTGGTAACAGGCATCGTGCACTGGATGCTTCTGACACAAATAGTGTCGCAGAGCGGCGAGTGGCTCATCAATAACGGCAATCTCATTCGCAAGTTACGTTTTCCCCGCCTGTTGTTACCGGTCTCGGGGGCGCTGGCGATTGTCGTATTCTGGATCGGTTGCATGCTCGTCTATGCCTCGTTGTTTACGGTGTTGGGTGGTGAGTTCACACGCGCCTTGCTGTTCTACCCGATTGTGCTGCTTGCGTTCATGTCACTGATCATGGGCGTCGGCCTGGCGCTCAGTGTCATCCAGATCACCGTGCGGGATGCCAGGCACTTCATCGATGTGTTCCTGCCCTTGCTGTTCTGGTTGACGCCAATCGTATGGGTCACCTCGTCGTTGCCTGAAGGCATCGCCAGCATCGTTGCCTATAACCCGGTTGCCCTGTACTTCAACAGTTTCAGCAGCATTCTGCATGCCGGAGTCGTTCCGGATACTCGAGATCTTGTGCTTTGCGTATTGCTGGGCGCTGCATCGCTGCTTATCGGGCTCTTCATGTTCAGGAAAGTGGACCGCGTGGTGGAGTACTTATGA
- a CDS encoding cupin domain-containing protein produces MKTAKLADMVKGWFVGGFEPAVFSTDSCEVGVKSYKAGDKEDAHYHKVATEITVLISGTVSMRDQVWQAGDIIVLEPGDITAFEALTDATTVVVKVPGVLADKYVV; encoded by the coding sequence ATGAAAACTGCAAAACTGGCGGACATGGTCAAAGGCTGGTTCGTGGGCGGTTTCGAGCCAGCCGTGTTCAGCACCGATTCCTGTGAGGTCGGCGTCAAAAGTTACAAGGCGGGGGACAAGGAAGACGCTCATTATCACAAGGTTGCCACCGAGATAACCGTGCTGATTTCCGGCACCGTGAGCATGCGCGATCAGGTCTGGCAGGCGGGCGACATCATTGTTCTGGAGCCTGGTGATATCACGGCTTTCGAAGCGCTTACCGATGCGACGACGGTTGTCGTGAAAGTGCCGGGTGTGCTTGCTGACAAATACGTCGTCTGA